The proteins below are encoded in one region of Populus alba chromosome 2, ASM523922v2, whole genome shotgun sequence:
- the LOC118049945 gene encoding transcription factor bHLH62: MESEYFFNAGVPPQALLFEQTSTSSSMPIWQSLSSPMEMQDNCSARRLFNSNWEKSTDHSPHFDSSLSSMVSSPGVSNCNVSNESFMARELIGKLGNIDNSNNPGEISPHSQPMLAASYITAANNSANTSCYTTPLNSPPKLKMPVMDQFSKEHLNIPSLGKPMGLNSSVAEFTADPGFAERAAKFSCFGSRSFNGRISQLGLNNAEMANGCNPLMGNVKLARVASSPLLKAVGSQKGNKSTPLMDRSELTNSQESSVSEQIPSGEAGLKASNELNSRKRKALSRGKAKQSASNPPVNDTKDAETDDNSNTKRIKPNEGEENENSPVKAEEEPKGSGDDIQNKASSKPPEPPKDYIHVRARRGQATDSHSLAERVRREKISERMKLLQDLVPGCNKVTGKALMLDEIINYVQSLQRQVEFLSMKLASVNTRMDFNMDTLISKDMFQSSQPLPHPIFPLDSSAPAAIFSHQQQQNPPLHSNISNGAVTHCSVDPLDTTGLCQNLNAQLPPLDGFTQNPHQYPTFCEDDLQTIVQMGYGQNPNLETFLPQNFHGSNQGSHMKIEL; the protein is encoded by the exons ATGGAGAGTGAGTACTTTTTCAATGCAGGAGTCCCTCCACAAGCATTGCTCTTTGAACAAACCTCAACTTCTTCATCGATGCCCATTTGGCAATCCCTCTCATCTCCCATGGAAATGCAAGATAATTGCTCAGCCCGCCGCCTGTTCAATTCCAACTGGGAAAAGTCAACGGATCACAGTCCTCACTTTGATTCTTCCCTGAGCTCAATGGTGTCCTCTCCAGGAGTATCGAACTGTAACGTGTCCAATGAGAGCTTTATGGCCAGAGAACTGATAGGAAAGCTAGGAAACATTGACAACAGCAACAACCCCGGCGAGATCTCACCGCATTCTCAGCCAATGTTGGCAGCCTCATATATCACAGCTGCCAACAACAGTGCCAACACCTCATGCTATACTACTCCGTTGAATTCACCACCCAAGCTGAAGATGCCCGTCATGGATCAATTTTCGAAAGAGCATTTGAATATCCCCAGTTTGGGAAAACCAATGGGTTTGAATTCCAGTGTGGCAGAATTCACAGCTGATCCGGGATTCGCCGAGAGAGCTGCAAAGTTCTCTTGCTTTGGCAGCAGGAGTTTCAATGGCAGAATCAGCCAGTTAGGGCTAAACAATGCTGAAATGGCTAATGGATGCAATCCATTGATGGGAAATGTCAAGTTGGCGCGTGTTGCGAGTAGTCCTTTACTCAAGGCAGTGGGATCTCAAAAAGGTAACAAGAGTACTCCATTGATGGATCGATCCGAATTGACAAATTCTCAGGAGTCCTCTGTATCTGAACAAATTCCAAGTGGGGAGGCAGGTTTAAAGGCCTCCAATGAGTTAAATTCCAGGAAAAGAAAAGCACTTTCCAGGGGAAAAGCTAAGCAATCAGCATCAAACCCACCAGTCAATGATACGAAG GATGCAGAAACTGATGATAATTCAAACACGAAAAGAATCAAGCCaaatgaaggagaagagaaTGAAAATAGTCCTGTTAAAGCAGAGGAAGAGCCAAAGGGAAGCGGAGATGATATCCAAAACAAGGCCAGTTCAAAGCCTCCTGAGCCTCCCAAGGACTACATTCATGTCAGAGCAAGGAGGGGTCAAGCAACTGACAGCCATAGCCTTGCTGAACGA GTTCGAAGAGAGAAAATCAGTGAACGAATGAAGCTTCTCCAAGATCTTGTGCCTGGTTGCAATAAG GTCACAGGAAAAGCCCTTATGCTTGACGAAATCATAAATTACGTGCAGTCATTGCAACGGCAAGTTGag TTCCTCTCTATGAAGTTGGCTTCTGTGAATACCAGGATGGATTTTAACATGGACACTCTCATTTCAAAAGAT ATGTTCCAATCAAGCCAACCATTGCCCCATCCAATATTTCCGTTAGATTCCTCGGCGCCGGCAGCAATATTTAGCCACCAACAGCAGCAAAATCCACCGCTGCACAGCAATATTTCTAACGGGGCAGTGACCCACTGCTCCGTGGACCCATTAGATACTACCGGACTATGCCAAAACCTCAATGCTCAGTTACCCCCGCTTGATGGATTTACCCAAAATCCTCATCAG TATCCAACATTCTGTGAAGATGACCTGCAGACCATTGTTCAGATGGGTTATGGCCAGAATCCAAACCTGGAAACATTTCTGCCACAAAATTTCCATg GTTCAAATCAAGGTTCCCACATGAAAATCGAGCTCTAG